A region of the Lycium barbarum isolate Lr01 chromosome 1, ASM1917538v2, whole genome shotgun sequence genome:
ATGAAAGGCTATTTTTGGAATATCCTGTTCCATTTATTTTCAGCTGATGATACCCAGACCAcaagtcaatctttgaaaagaacttagcacccggaagttggtcgaacaagtcatctatcctaggcaaataatacttattcttaatggtcaccttattaagctgatgataatcaacacacattctaagagaacaatctttcttcctgacaaacaggaccggagcaccccaaggtgaggtacTTGTTCGAAtaaaacctttatccaacaaatCCTTCCATTGGTCTTTCAATTCACATAGCTCTGCCGGGGCCATACAATACGGTAGAATAGAGATTGTTGAGTATCGGGAAtgacatcaatcccaaaatcaataactctatcaggtgGGACACCAGGAAGGTCTTCTGGAAATACTtcgggaaattcattaactataggAACCGACTTAAATTCGGGTACTACGGCCTGAGTGTCGTTGACCgtaactagatgataaatacaccatTTTGAGATCATTTTATAAGCCTTAAGATAATAAATAAACCTACCTCgaggcttagcaatttcaccttGCCACATAATAACTGGTTCATTAGGGAATTCAAAACGAACTAATTTATGCCGGTAATCCACATTTGTATAACACTCAGAcagccaatccatccccataatcatctcaaaatctaccatttctagttTGAACAGGTCAGCTATAGTCTCAAGATCTTTAATTACAACTACGTAGTTTCTATAAACTATAGAAGCAACAACGGGAACACTAGCAGAGGTATCCACAGAAAAAGGTTCTAACAATAGTTCGGGCTCAACCCcaaaatcaagagcaaaatatgGTGTTACATAAGAGagatttgaacccggatcaatcaacgaATCCTCATCAAAAGAGAAAATAGTTAGAATACCTATGACCACAGCATCCGAGGCTTCAGCTGCCGCCCTACGAGTCAAACCATAAAATCGGGCTTGTCCCCCATTAGCGGTTTTACCAACCGCTTTACCAGTCCCATTACCACTAGCATTAGGAACATTATAAGTATTACCAGCAGGTGGATTCCTAGCAGCAACAGGAGCAGATGGATTGTTTCCTTGGCCAGAAGAGTTAGTCATTTCACGTAGCCACTTCCTACATTcttcttgatatgaccccttaTACCACAATGATAACAAAAAAGACCCTTCCAACCAGATGAATGTCAGTTGTTACCTTACGAACAtctgttttggttgttgtttctCTGACCCTATCTAACAGATGGAACACTGGCACTAGAATAAGCaccagactgagcaggtgcagaataccctttccTCTACCATCTATTATGCGAGCCACTGAAACCACCCGTAGATCGGGCGttcttactttgttccctttCTAATTTCTCCTCACCCTTCTAATTCTCTTGTTGTTTAGCGAAAAGATGAAAATGTTCAAGTAGGAGGCATAGCAGCAGTATCACACGCAGAATTAATACGTGGTACCAAACCACCCACAAATCGGCTCAACTTGTGCTTTTCAGTCAGAATCATAAACATTTCATACCTTTCCAGACGAGTaaacttcaaactatactcaTGAACATACATAGTGCCCTGCTCAAGCCTCTCAAACTTAGTAGCCATAGAAAACCACTCCTTATCAGACAAGAATCTCTCCAGAAATACTTCTTCAAACTCAGCCCAAGTAGGAGCCGGAGCATTACATCAAAACTACCTTTGTCtagcaacaaacattagcatagcatgatgccaaccagtccatacccataattacgtcaaaatctatcatctcaagttcaattagatcatcccttgtctgacgatcacctataatgactacacagttctgatatacttgcctcgctattataggatcgccaaccggagtgaatacctcgaaaggtttaattggctcaggtcttaccccaatacaatcagcgatatacagagtaatatatgagaaggtagaacctggatcaatcagagcatatatatcacgggaaaatatagtcagggtacctgtgacaacatctgtggaagactcaagatcctgtcgcccagctaaagcatacacacggggctgaatagcacctgaagtagatgctccccctctacctctgcctctacctgctgtagtctgaggagtctgtgctgtcaggcgtgctgaagaagaacccactgctgaacctgtaggctgagtcccagctctatctctcgctgaggggaaatctctcatcatgtgaccaacttgcccgcaagcataacaagcatccgaaccctgacgacactgtccggaatgtagtttgccacactggctacaccgcggtactggaggtctcctctggctaaagtctcccctagactgcgaatctgaggccctcgaactctgcccctggcctgactgaaaagaatggtcaaccctcctatctgagaatctaggaggtgcactagtcactgactgacctgagtgcctagaatatgtctgtctcggtccccctcggtactcactgttctccctcatagatctagccctgttaccttgtcttctgtcaccatcacgatcacttctctgctgtcgttgtcgttcctcgaggttctgagcatgggcctgtatccgggaaatatccatcccgtcttgcaaagaggctgtcaggcaatctctgaacaagtgtggtcctaaaccactcacaaatctatagactcggtctcccatgtcagccaccatagtcggagcataccgggccaatgtattgaattgcatactatactctcgggcactcatgctttcctgtttcaaattcaagaacctgtccgctctagctcggcggacttcaggtggcaaatagtgacgaataaaggtgttatgtcccgtgttttcgcataatttgaaatcttaaaaataattaagacttgtatgttataaggccatatctttgattttagttaatatgcctatgtcgtttatgaaagtattggtgcaaagacgccggggaaggccgagggcaaaaatttggaatttcggaaattacaaatgAAATCtctaacgaattgggccaagaaaaattgaaagaaaattgaAGCCCAAATGCTAAGGGTGGCCGGACAAGgagccaaggcccaagccccactttaagtggtcatgtgagttCCATGTGACCATATGAGCAAGATATATTCATGCTCATCTTTTAGAATTTTCTAGAAAACCAAACAGAAAAAAAATTTGAAGAACACCTCAAAAGAGGCTCTCAGCCGAACCCtccaaaacaaaaaacaaaaaaattctctagccttgctttgatcctaaaaatcttgttcttcttgtaattgtagtaagttcaagacgctccccgacgggatacaattagtttagcgagagagcgacgtttgcggcaagtcggaatttcaagaaaaaggtaagatttctatgtttttatgttatggaatggatatatatgctatagtgattagagttgcatgaagattatgggattgtgttgtgttgagcatggccgtgtgtgtgtgtgaagggtgtgtttggccgtgagccatgtggtGTGgtaggggaggtgaatttgattttgtttagtttgttagttgcgtcgttgtggcatttatgacgtaaatgaacgTTTAGCGAGTCGAATTGGCATTGaagatggttgcgggtttttatgggaaattatatgatttttgtatattcttatataattgtggaagCAAGACTTAAAAtgcggattatggttgttgttaataaatttgaaaggaaataatgcgagttagtatgttcgtcgtagttgtggacgttttgaatagaatatggaaagtagcggattgcttaaattcatgtatatcgcttgggatattattggaatgtgtttgaataactttgaatgagtaaaagaatatgataatgttgatattggtttgatgttgtgaagtttggatgaaagttgttgaattatgtagaaagaaagaatattgacgttagagtgattttgttatgacttgtgatgtttgtgatattgtgggttgttgttgttgttgtaaatggaGCCGaactaagtctcggggtgttatatatatagtggaaatgctgccaaaatttcggtagacaaaaatgaggttaagtgaattcttaagccttgaaatccctaattggcaactttgaccatttgcagattctgagcgaaacgggacttgaggtttgggcgagcgtaagacgcatataaggtatgtaaggctacccattccttcttttggcatgtcttaggtatactaggtcgatattggagccccgagggtaattctattcctagaaatccgaattgggaatttagtattattcattcaattgaattgaattataaaactcatattatattgaaaagtgatctaatgtccgaaacgtTTATAAACGTAATCAAGTTGCCTcgagacttccatgtatgattccacagaccccaaa
Encoded here:
- the LOC132613503 gene encoding uncharacterized protein LOC132613503 codes for the protein MTNSSGQGNNPSAPVAARNPPAGNTYNVPNASGNGTGKAVGKTANGGQARFYGLTRRAAAEASDAVVIGILTIFSFDEDSLIDPGSNLSYVTPYFALDFGVEPELLLEPFSVDTSASVPVVASIVYRNYVVVIKDLETIADLFKLEMVDFEMIMGMDWLSECYTNVDYRHKLVRFEFPNEPVIMWQGEIAKPREDLPGVPPDRVIDFGIDVIPDTQQSLFYRISREEHVGNLRITLKMLEENKLYARFSNCEFWLNSMDFSVHVVSSEGIKVDPQKISAVRDWPRPTSATDIRSFMDLANYYRKFVEDFSSIAAPLTKLTQKAAKFQWSEACEKSSQELKERSDFSSCFDSTLRDMPIGREIRRLASFGVRLDETENGELVGKGENTLFTVGADNDVLRLQRCLCVPDADGLRQE